A genomic stretch from Armatimonadota bacterium includes:
- a CDS encoding cellulase family glycosylhydrolase, translating to MMTAFCVGLLILLTLCACGAPLRLHPDNPHYFLFRGKAEVLITSAEHYGAVLNLDFDYVKYLQTLKRDGMNHTRTFVGAYMEPEGAFGIARNTLAPAAGRLICPWARSSTPGYARGGNKFDLTRWDDAYFARLTDFVQQASDRGIVVEINLFCPFYGDGQWNISPMNAANNVNGVGKVSRQKAYSLTESDGLQAVQEAMTRKVVTELNGFDNIFFEIMNEPYTRGVPDDWQRRIAVVITQTEDSLPNRHLISQNIANGKAQVTDPHPAVSILNFHYAWPPVTVGMNYRLNRVIGDNETGFKGTADEHYRREGWAFILAGGGLYNNLDYSFTVGHEDGTFKYPDSQPGGGGPELRKQLRALGDFIRSFDFIRMKPLGAEINAGQARGWGLADPGRQYAVYLYDPADEARELRAELSLDAPPGSYTVRWVSPVSGETIQESTVDHGEGRFELTSPAFSRDIALAIRARP from the coding sequence ATGATGACTGCTTTCTGTGTTGGGCTGCTGATTCTCCTCACGCTCTGCGCGTGCGGAGCCCCATTGCGGCTGCACCCGGACAATCCCCACTACTTCCTTTTCCGCGGCAAAGCCGAAGTGCTCATTACCAGCGCTGAACATTACGGCGCGGTGCTCAATCTCGACTTCGACTACGTGAAGTACCTGCAGACGCTGAAGCGCGACGGGATGAACCACACCCGCACTTTCGTGGGTGCATACATGGAGCCCGAGGGCGCTTTCGGCATCGCCCGCAACACCCTTGCCCCGGCTGCCGGGAGGCTGATCTGCCCCTGGGCGCGGAGCAGTACGCCTGGCTACGCCAGGGGCGGCAACAAGTTCGACCTCACGCGGTGGGACGACGCCTACTTCGCGCGCCTGACCGACTTCGTGCAGCAGGCGTCTGATCGGGGCATCGTGGTGGAGATCAACCTGTTCTGTCCTTTCTACGGAGATGGGCAGTGGAACATCAGCCCCATGAACGCGGCGAACAATGTCAACGGCGTGGGTAAGGTGTCTCGCCAGAAGGCGTACTCCCTCACGGAGAGCGACGGCCTGCAGGCAGTCCAGGAAGCGATGACCCGGAAGGTCGTCACTGAGTTGAATGGATTCGACAACATCTTCTTCGAGATCATGAACGAGCCGTACACACGGGGTGTCCCCGATGACTGGCAACGGCGGATTGCGGTCGTCATCACGCAGACCGAGGACAGTCTACCCAACCGCCATCTCATTTCCCAGAACATCGCCAATGGCAAGGCCCAGGTGACTGACCCTCACCCGGCGGTGTCGATCCTCAACTTCCATTATGCCTGGCCGCCAGTGACGGTGGGGATGAATTACCGCCTCAACCGCGTGATCGGCGACAACGAAACCGGCTTCAAGGGCACCGCGGATGAGCACTACCGCCGGGAGGGCTGGGCGTTCATTCTCGCAGGCGGCGGGCTGTACAACAATCTGGACTACTCCTTCACCGTGGGGCATGAGGACGGAACCTTCAAGTACCCGGACAGCCAGCCCGGGGGCGGAGGGCCCGAACTGCGGAAGCAGCTGAGAGCCCTCGGGGACTTCATCCGCAGCTTCGATTTCATCCGGATGAAGCCTCTCGGGGCGGAGATCAATGCCGGTCAGGCGCGCGGGTGGGGACTGGCGGACCCGGGCAGGCAGTACGCGGTCTACCTGTACGACCCGGCGGATGAAGCCCGGGAGTTGCGCGCCGAGCTCAGCCTGGACGCGCCCCCTGGGAGCTACACGGTGCGCTGGGTGAGCCCGGTGAGCGGCGAGACGATCCAGGAGAGCACTGTGGACCATGGCGAGGGTCGATTTGAACTGACGTCGCCCGCTTTCAGCCGGGACATCGCGCTGGCGATCAGGGCGAGGCCGTGA
- a CDS encoding DEAD/DEAH box helicase: MNDPSESLSLFHPLIARWFRERIGTPTDVQTEAWPLIASGEHVLVTAPTGSGKTLTAFLWALNQLITGDYPEGQCSVLYISPLKALNNDIRRNLEEPLGELRRLFKREGVQFPRLRALTRSGDTPTEDRRRMVRHPPEILITTPESLNLLLSSRGGISILGSLRTVILDEIHGVVDSKRGVHLISGVERLVRLSGEFQRIALSATVRPLELVAQYVGGYRLLESGAYEPRPVHILRGRSQKEYDVRVRMLKGAAGHVEEDPVWSPIVQECREIARRNRSTLVFANSRRVAENMTWKMNDGQKELLAYAHHGSLSREIRTEVERRLKAGELRAIVATSSLEMGIDIGSLDEVVLVQSPPRISSAIQRVGRAGHQVGEVSRATLFPTHSHDLLEAAVLARSILDQDIEPIRPVQGPLDVLAQVLISMTGLETWDIDELFAEIRRSYPFHNITRRQFDLVLDMLSGRYEETRIRGLTARLSVDRIDNTVAARPGALQDLYISGGTIPDRGYLHLRDQRTNALIGELDEEFVWEAAPGQAMAFAAQAWRIERITHNDVFVTPTGRSAEDAPFWRGEEWGRDTHFTTRIAEFLESAENRLDDPEFARELMQRHCLDADSAHDLLSYLRLQKTFCAGVLPHRHQIVVEHIAAGPGNVPGSQICIHNFWGGTINRPFAMALAQAWKERFGVRPEVYPSNDVVDIVTTEDVDSAEVLSLVTRARLNELLRKSVEGSGFFGARFRECAGRALLITRHKMNQRMPLWVTRLRAKALLEAVLDYEDFPILLEAWRTCLQDEFDMEGLQERLEELESGVTTWAEVRTEHLSPFAGVLSWRQTNQYMYADDTPTGRTQSQLRSDLLREVVFSPSLRPTITPELVARFESKRKRLAPGYAPQTARDIVDWAKERVLIPESEWADLLAAVKRDLGADPNALLNDAKGKLVWLRPPGSETELVAAVEDLRRVLPIWGPGVAARPIAGDGPAPAITQHPGPDDERLLAVLGEWLGFFGPVNPDLIGRTLGLDPERVAECVEDLIDSEAVIDGLLVRNGPANDICDSANFETLLRMARAEAVPAFEPLPAEDLALFLALNQGLCTPGEGADEVWATLEQLSGFEARAELWEEAILPARVRDYRPALLDGLMNEGQLLWIGGARQKVAFCLADDLELTRAHTARRMPDELRELFQDPDARYTLRALETRTDIGPERLADVLWTAVWSGFLTNDTVASLRRGIACGFRHTTASVSEPQPRRGRRGFARRPRSAGAALYAGSWFRLPDPPRGEGLLEEEERAKDRARLLLERYGVVFRELLVHEGPLFRWPAVFRALRLMELSGEIVGGSFFEGIPGPQFATPAALRKLQRDLPRHAVWWINACDPVSLCGTALEPLKHGLPRRVPGNWIVYVGSRRALVIQRDGADLSFTIPPDSPAMQDCLAPLANLLERDFQPKHRLVVARINGEAAAESPYSDALCARFDAVRESPKIILRKRVG; this comes from the coding sequence ATGAACGACCCGTCGGAAAGCCTCTCGCTGTTCCACCCCCTCATTGCCCGGTGGTTCCGGGAGCGCATCGGCACGCCTACCGATGTGCAGACCGAGGCGTGGCCCTTGATTGCCTCTGGAGAGCACGTTCTCGTCACCGCGCCCACCGGGAGCGGGAAGACGCTGACCGCCTTTCTCTGGGCACTCAACCAGCTCATCACGGGCGACTACCCCGAGGGCCAGTGCAGCGTCCTGTACATCTCACCATTGAAGGCGCTGAACAATGACATCCGGCGGAACCTGGAAGAGCCACTTGGCGAATTGCGCCGTCTGTTCAAGCGTGAGGGGGTGCAGTTCCCGCGCCTACGGGCGCTCACCCGCAGCGGAGACACTCCCACTGAGGACCGGCGGCGCATGGTCCGGCACCCGCCGGAGATCCTCATCACCACCCCCGAGAGCCTCAACCTGCTCCTGAGTTCCCGCGGCGGCATCTCAATCCTGGGCTCCCTGCGCACAGTGATTCTCGACGAGATCCACGGCGTCGTGGACTCCAAACGCGGGGTGCATCTCATCAGCGGCGTGGAGCGTCTTGTGCGACTGAGCGGCGAGTTCCAACGCATCGCCCTGTCCGCCACGGTGCGGCCACTGGAGCTTGTCGCCCAATATGTCGGTGGGTACCGCCTGCTGGAGAGCGGCGCTTACGAGCCACGTCCGGTCCACATCCTGCGCGGCCGATCGCAAAAGGAATACGACGTGCGGGTGCGGATGCTCAAGGGCGCCGCGGGGCACGTGGAAGAAGACCCGGTGTGGTCCCCGATAGTCCAGGAGTGTCGCGAGATCGCCCGCCGGAACCGCTCCACCCTGGTGTTCGCCAACTCCCGGCGCGTTGCCGAGAACATGACCTGGAAGATGAACGACGGGCAGAAGGAACTCCTGGCCTACGCCCACCACGGTTCACTGTCTCGGGAGATTCGCACCGAAGTGGAGCGGCGTCTGAAGGCCGGTGAACTCAGGGCCATCGTGGCCACCAGTTCGCTGGAAATGGGCATCGACATCGGCAGCCTGGACGAAGTGGTGCTGGTGCAATCGCCCCCAAGAATTTCGTCGGCAATCCAGCGCGTGGGCAGAGCCGGGCACCAGGTGGGCGAAGTCAGCCGAGCTACCCTCTTCCCTACTCACTCCCACGACCTGCTGGAAGCGGCAGTGCTTGCGCGCAGTATTCTCGACCAGGATATCGAGCCCATACGGCCTGTTCAGGGACCTCTCGACGTGCTGGCCCAGGTGCTCATCTCCATGACCGGCCTGGAGACCTGGGACATTGACGAATTGTTCGCCGAGATACGCCGCAGCTACCCCTTCCACAACATCACCCGCCGGCAGTTCGATCTCGTGCTGGACATGCTGTCGGGGCGGTATGAGGAGACTCGCATCCGAGGGCTCACCGCGAGGCTGTCGGTGGACCGCATCGACAATACCGTTGCGGCCCGTCCCGGTGCGCTGCAGGACCTGTACATCTCCGGCGGCACTATCCCGGATCGCGGCTATCTTCACCTGCGCGACCAGCGCACCAATGCGCTCATCGGGGAACTGGATGAAGAGTTCGTGTGGGAAGCAGCGCCAGGGCAGGCGATGGCCTTCGCCGCTCAAGCCTGGCGCATCGAGCGCATTACCCACAATGACGTGTTCGTGACCCCGACCGGGCGCTCCGCGGAAGACGCCCCCTTCTGGAGGGGCGAGGAATGGGGCCGCGACACCCACTTCACCACCCGGATCGCCGAGTTCCTTGAGAGTGCCGAGAACCGCCTGGACGACCCGGAGTTCGCGCGCGAATTGATGCAGCGTCACTGCCTGGACGCGGATTCCGCCCACGATCTGCTGTCCTACCTGCGGCTGCAGAAGACCTTCTGCGCAGGTGTTCTGCCGCACCGCCACCAGATTGTGGTCGAACACATCGCGGCCGGCCCGGGAAATGTGCCGGGCAGTCAGATCTGCATCCACAACTTCTGGGGTGGGACGATCAACAGACCCTTCGCCATGGCCCTCGCGCAGGCTTGGAAGGAACGGTTCGGCGTGAGGCCTGAGGTGTACCCGTCCAATGACGTGGTGGACATCGTGACGACCGAGGATGTGGACAGCGCCGAGGTCCTGTCTCTCGTAACCCGCGCGCGGCTGAACGAACTGCTCCGCAAGTCCGTGGAGGGCTCGGGGTTCTTTGGAGCGCGCTTCCGGGAATGTGCCGGGCGCGCATTGCTCATCACCCGCCACAAGATGAACCAGCGTATGCCGCTGTGGGTTACGCGCCTGCGTGCGAAAGCACTCCTCGAAGCGGTGCTGGACTACGAGGATTTCCCGATCCTGCTCGAAGCCTGGCGAACTTGCCTGCAGGACGAGTTCGACATGGAGGGGCTGCAGGAACGGCTTGAGGAGCTGGAGAGTGGCGTCACTACCTGGGCCGAGGTTCGCACCGAGCACCTGAGTCCCTTCGCCGGCGTACTGAGCTGGCGCCAGACCAACCAGTACATGTACGCCGATGACACCCCCACGGGACGCACCCAATCCCAACTTCGCAGCGACCTGTTGCGCGAAGTAGTCTTCTCGCCCTCGCTGCGACCCACGATCACGCCCGAACTCGTGGCGAGGTTCGAGAGCAAGCGCAAGCGCCTCGCGCCCGGGTACGCTCCCCAGACCGCGCGCGACATCGTGGACTGGGCCAAGGAGCGCGTCCTGATCCCGGAGAGCGAGTGGGCAGATTTGCTGGCGGCGGTGAAGCGAGACCTGGGCGCGGACCCGAATGCGCTGCTCAACGACGCCAAGGGCAAGCTGGTGTGGCTGCGACCGCCCGGCTCCGAGACGGAACTCGTGGCGGCCGTGGAGGATCTGCGCCGCGTCCTGCCTATCTGGGGACCCGGTGTCGCTGCGCGGCCGATTGCGGGGGATGGTCCCGCGCCCGCGATCACCCAGCACCCCGGCCCCGATGACGAACGACTGCTGGCCGTGCTCGGCGAGTGGTTGGGCTTCTTCGGTCCGGTGAACCCCGACCTCATCGGCAGAACCCTGGGCCTGGACCCGGAGCGGGTGGCCGAATGCGTCGAGGACCTCATCGACTCGGAGGCTGTCATCGACGGACTGCTGGTACGTAATGGCCCCGCCAATGACATCTGCGACAGCGCGAACTTCGAGACGCTGCTGCGCATGGCCCGGGCCGAGGCAGTTCCCGCTTTCGAGCCTCTTCCCGCGGAGGATCTTGCACTGTTCCTGGCCCTCAACCAGGGTCTGTGCACACCAGGCGAGGGCGCAGATGAGGTCTGGGCGACGCTGGAGCAGTTGAGCGGGTTTGAGGCTCGAGCCGAGCTCTGGGAGGAGGCCATCCTCCCCGCGCGTGTCCGGGACTACCGCCCGGCTCTGCTGGACGGGTTGATGAACGAGGGACAACTGCTGTGGATCGGGGGAGCCCGACAGAAGGTGGCTTTCTGTCTCGCAGATGACCTGGAATTGACACGCGCACACACCGCACGAAGAATGCCTGATGAACTGCGCGAGCTCTTCCAGGACCCGGACGCCCGGTATACATTGCGCGCCCTGGAGACGCGGACGGATATTGGGCCCGAGCGCCTGGCTGATGTTCTCTGGACGGCGGTGTGGAGCGGCTTCCTTACCAATGACACCGTGGCCAGTCTGCGCCGGGGCATCGCCTGCGGGTTCCGGCACACGACGGCGAGCGTATCGGAGCCTCAGCCGAGACGGGGACGGCGCGGCTTCGCTCGCCGCCCTCGTTCCGCCGGCGCCGCGCTGTATGCCGGAAGCTGGTTCCGCCTGCCCGATCCGCCCAGAGGCGAAGGGTTACTGGAAGAGGAAGAGCGCGCGAAAGACCGGGCGCGCCTGCTGCTGGAGCGCTACGGCGTCGTCTTCCGCGAGCTCCTGGTGCATGAGGGGCCGCTGTTCCGCTGGCCCGCGGTGTTTCGGGCCCTGCGGCTGATGGAGCTCTCCGGGGAGATCGTGGGCGGCAGTTTCTTCGAGGGCATTCCGGGACCGCAATTCGCTACCCCTGCCGCCCTGCGAAAGCTCCAGCGGGATCTCCCGCGCCATGCTGTCTGGTGGATCAACGCTTGCGATCCCGTCTCTCTCTGCGGAACCGCTCTGGAACCGCTCAAACACGGTCTACCAAGGCGTGTCCCCGGAAACTGGATCGTGTATGTGGGCTCCCGGAGAGCGCTTGTTATTCAGCGAGACGGGGCAGACCTGAGTTTCACTATCCCCCCCGACAGCCCGGCAATGCAGGATTGCCTGGCGCCGCTCGCGAATCTGCTGGAGCGCGATTTCCAGCCAAAGCACCGGCTTGTGGTCGCGAGGATCAACGGAGAGGCGGCGGCCGAAAGCCCGTACTCCGACGCCCTCTGTGCGCGGTTCGATGCCGTGCGCGAGTCACCGAAGATCATCCTGCGCAAGCGGGTCGGATAG
- a CDS encoding carbohydrate-binding family 9-like protein: MENAGLTFTIRGALACVLFAAGLAGAALAAGLPYGVGQWEERGQGNHRAVLRVNEKADAVRAQIQWRRRDQNPERKDIRIVDLTTGQRVLNRVCVRVERESGDLIFQPATVPGEYAVYYLPYNPGTGNFDDPGTYFEPEETAEADWIARNGLSPQALEKGDWRSLPRAEVLRIEARGEFHRMDPMEVIATRAETEAVLAAHPNERYLLFPEDRKYPIRMFEDIPLKWAESGPSTSFQGTAQPGEYYVFQVGVWAARQAVPGLDVELPVLSTADGKRISRSQITCFNLSGRDWLGRPMRRDFSVAQGQVRALWFGVQIPQDADGSYRGTFTIRPEGAPPCDVAVQIDVAGPVLADGGVNELWRMSRLKWLNSRLGLDEEVIPPYTPLEVEGDTIRCLQREVRFGPSGLPESIISKGRDILAAPVRLVADSPGGTASGGKSESRTVSKAPGMVRRVTRVLSPQTATTVDCAMEADGCIQYRVRMKAEREIDLSDVRLEIPLKREVARYMMGFGRRGGYRPQSHRWKWDIERADNQVWLGDADGGVQLYLQGPRDVWDVISLVDSGLPESWSNGGKGGCDITEEGDTVMVRAYTGARTLASGDELEFRFRLLITPFKPLDKRHWNWRYGDVNGDGNILHIHHATRENPYINYPFIEWQRLKDTVDRVKSTVKRTDEGSLTYPAPGNINPDRGSLHLRVTLNFDPHSGEPRQARFNQSLFGLDWPNQDQVGFYWNVDDRGMRAYIRQGAPELNRYPVLFGTHSPDWEQGQQHTLTLSWGDTLAVFVDGKLKGSAPYRGTLQTPLDGAVLRLRGSGFAVDAIKVSDAPYSEGQMVQFAADEHTLLLDTFENTDTASTRPQVSAGNEPGQFKGVVELSPSDTGQQVVFSSRIIEGAKNGVNLYYTVRELSNYVAEMWPLRSLGDEVFQTRSAFIYSVEKTMFGTPGGGYPWLQEHLVAGYVPGWRQPLWDGQHDAAIATQGLSRWHNYYVEGMRWLMQETGIDGLYLDGIGYDREIMKRIAKVMHATNPDYRINFHSGNNYDFMDRHTSPANSYMEHFPYISNLWFGEMYDYNRAPDYWFVEISGIPFGLTSEMLEYQTGGNPYRGMIYGMTGRLHPSCTHMWRFWDDFGIQDADWLGYWSSNCPVRTDRADVLATVYRKPGQTLIALAHWPTERPRPGAIAQAAASAPVVDGRLSPGEWDRAARMTGFTILNQDERARLQTEAYAAWDSERLYLAFRCSLPEGFRPLAKVTQRDGSVWEDDAIELFIQPDPDRQVYYQLVGNCAGTFYDGKGLGGDDWDGDWQYAASAGEGGWEAEAGIPWRSLGMNAPEEGTTIGINICRDQQTPSKSLSCWAPVGGSFHDPEQFGRLTLSVGTPSTRQSTEEPRAADMPKVRLQIDWQALGLDPAKAKLTAPAIQHFQGPAEFQPTDAIPFEPGKGWLLIAHE; encoded by the coding sequence ATGGAAAACGCCGGGCTCACCTTCACCATCAGGGGTGCTCTCGCCTGCGTGTTGTTTGCTGCGGGCCTTGCCGGCGCCGCTCTCGCCGCTGGCCTGCCCTACGGTGTGGGCCAGTGGGAAGAGCGCGGACAGGGCAACCACCGCGCGGTCCTGCGGGTGAACGAGAAGGCCGACGCTGTCCGCGCCCAGATCCAGTGGCGGCGACGGGACCAGAACCCCGAGCGTAAGGACATCCGCATCGTGGACCTGACAACCGGCCAACGCGTGCTGAACCGCGTCTGCGTCCGGGTCGAGCGCGAGTCCGGCGATCTGATTTTCCAGCCGGCAACGGTCCCCGGGGAATACGCGGTGTACTACCTTCCGTACAACCCGGGTACCGGGAACTTCGACGACCCCGGCACGTACTTCGAGCCGGAAGAGACGGCCGAAGCCGACTGGATTGCCCGTAACGGGCTGTCGCCTCAGGCGCTGGAGAAAGGCGACTGGCGGTCGCTTCCCCGTGCCGAGGTCCTGCGCATTGAGGCGCGAGGCGAGTTCCACCGAATGGACCCGATGGAGGTCATTGCCACTCGCGCCGAGACCGAGGCGGTGCTCGCGGCCCACCCGAACGAGCGCTACCTGCTCTTCCCGGAAGACCGGAAGTACCCCATCCGGATGTTCGAAGACATCCCGCTGAAGTGGGCGGAGAGCGGTCCTTCCACTTCATTCCAGGGCACTGCCCAGCCGGGCGAGTACTACGTCTTCCAGGTGGGTGTCTGGGCGGCGCGACAGGCAGTTCCCGGCCTGGATGTGGAGCTCCCGGTTCTATCTACCGCCGATGGCAAGCGTATCTCCCGAAGCCAGATCACGTGTTTCAACCTGTCCGGACGCGATTGGCTGGGCCGTCCGATGCGCCGGGACTTCTCCGTCGCCCAGGGTCAAGTGCGTGCATTGTGGTTCGGCGTCCAGATCCCGCAGGACGCAGACGGCAGCTACCGTGGCACCTTCACGATCCGTCCCGAGGGCGCTCCGCCCTGCGATGTCGCTGTGCAGATTGACGTTGCCGGCCCGGTGCTCGCGGACGGTGGCGTGAACGAGCTGTGGCGGATGTCGCGGCTCAAATGGCTCAACTCCCGCCTTGGCCTGGATGAGGAAGTGATCCCCCCGTACACTCCGCTGGAGGTTGAAGGCGACACCATCCGCTGCTTGCAGCGCGAAGTCCGGTTCGGGCCAAGCGGGCTGCCCGAAAGCATTATCAGCAAGGGGCGCGACATCCTCGCCGCACCCGTCCGTCTCGTCGCCGACAGCCCGGGTGGAACAGCCTCGGGCGGCAAATCGGAAAGCCGGACCGTGAGCAAGGCTCCGGGGATGGTTCGGCGAGTGACCCGAGTCCTTTCCCCGCAGACCGCCACAACCGTCGATTGTGCGATGGAGGCCGACGGCTGCATTCAGTACCGGGTGCGGATGAAGGCAGAGCGGGAGATCGACCTGTCCGATGTGCGCCTGGAGATCCCGCTGAAGCGCGAGGTCGCCCGGTACATGATGGGCTTCGGGCGACGCGGCGGGTACAGGCCGCAGTCGCACCGCTGGAAGTGGGACATCGAGCGTGCGGACAATCAGGTCTGGCTCGGGGATGCCGACGGGGGAGTCCAGCTGTACCTGCAGGGCCCGCGGGATGTCTGGGATGTTATCAGTCTTGTGGACAGCGGCTTGCCTGAATCTTGGAGCAACGGCGGCAAGGGCGGGTGCGATATTACTGAAGAGGGCGACACCGTGATGGTGCGCGCTTACACCGGGGCGCGCACTTTGGCATCCGGCGACGAGCTTGAGTTCCGTTTCCGCCTGCTCATCACACCTTTCAAGCCCCTGGACAAGCGGCACTGGAACTGGCGCTATGGTGATGTGAACGGCGACGGCAACATCCTGCACATTCACCATGCCACCCGCGAGAATCCGTATATCAACTACCCGTTCATCGAGTGGCAGCGTCTAAAGGACACGGTTGACCGAGTGAAGAGCACGGTCAAACGAACCGACGAAGGCTCCCTGACCTACCCCGCACCGGGGAACATCAATCCTGACCGCGGGTCCCTGCACTTGCGGGTCACATTGAACTTCGACCCGCATTCGGGCGAGCCCCGACAAGCCCGGTTCAATCAGAGCCTGTTCGGCCTTGACTGGCCCAACCAGGACCAGGTGGGCTTCTACTGGAACGTGGATGACCGCGGGATGCGGGCCTACATCCGCCAGGGAGCGCCGGAGCTCAACCGATACCCGGTGCTCTTCGGGACCCACTCGCCAGACTGGGAGCAGGGCCAGCAGCATACACTGACCCTTTCCTGGGGCGATACGCTGGCCGTGTTCGTGGATGGGAAGCTCAAAGGTTCGGCGCCATACAGGGGCACGCTCCAGACGCCCCTCGACGGCGCGGTTCTGCGCCTCCGGGGTTCGGGCTTCGCCGTGGACGCCATCAAGGTGAGTGACGCGCCATACTCCGAAGGCCAGATGGTGCAGTTTGCCGCCGATGAGCATACATTGCTGCTGGACACCTTCGAGAACACAGACACTGCCTCCACACGCCCGCAGGTGAGCGCCGGCAATGAGCCCGGCCAGTTCAAGGGAGTGGTTGAACTGTCGCCGAGTGACACGGGACAGCAGGTCGTCTTCTCATCCCGGATCATCGAAGGCGCAAAGAACGGCGTAAATCTCTACTATACGGTGCGCGAACTGAGCAACTACGTGGCCGAAATGTGGCCCCTGCGCAGCCTTGGCGACGAGGTCTTCCAGACGCGCTCCGCTTTCATCTACTCGGTGGAGAAGACCATGTTCGGCACTCCTGGAGGCGGCTATCCGTGGCTTCAGGAGCACCTGGTCGCAGGCTACGTGCCCGGGTGGCGGCAGCCCCTTTGGGACGGCCAGCACGACGCCGCAATCGCCACCCAGGGCCTGTCCCGGTGGCACAACTATTACGTCGAGGGCATGCGCTGGCTCATGCAGGAGACGGGCATCGACGGACTGTACCTCGACGGGATCGGTTACGACCGTGAAATTATGAAACGCATTGCGAAGGTGATGCACGCCACCAATCCCGACTACCGCATCAACTTCCACAGCGGCAACAACTATGATTTCATGGACCGCCACACCAGCCCGGCAAACTCCTACATGGAGCACTTCCCTTACATCAGCAACCTGTGGTTCGGAGAGATGTACGACTACAATCGCGCGCCGGACTACTGGTTTGTGGAGATCAGCGGCATCCCCTTCGGGCTGACAAGCGAGATGCTCGAATACCAAACGGGTGGCAACCCTTATCGCGGCATGATCTATGGCATGACCGGCAGGTTGCACCCTTCCTGCACCCACATGTGGCGGTTCTGGGACGACTTCGGCATCCAGGACGCCGACTGGCTCGGGTACTGGTCGTCCAATTGCCCGGTGCGAACAGACCGCGCGGATGTGCTCGCAACCGTCTACCGCAAGCCAGGGCAGACGCTCATCGCCCTGGCGCACTGGCCCACCGAGCGCCCGAGGCCGGGAGCCATTGCCCAGGCCGCTGCGAGCGCGCCTGTAGTGGACGGGCGTCTCTCCCCCGGAGAGTGGGACCGCGCGGCCCGCATGACCGGGTTCACAATCCTCAATCAGGACGAGCGCGCACGGCTGCAGACGGAAGCATACGCCGCGTGGGATTCCGAGCGCCTGTACCTGGCCTTCCGGTGCAGCCTGCCTGAGGGTTTCCGGCCGCTGGCCAAAGTGACGCAGCGCGACGGCAGTGTGTGGGAGGATGACGCCATCGAGCTGTTCATCCAGCCCGACCCGGACCGGCAGGTCTACTACCAACTGGTGGGCAACTGCGCGGGCACGTTCTACGATGGAAAGGGCCTCGGCGGAGACGACTGGGACGGCGATTGGCAGTACGCGGCATCTGCGGGCGAGGGTGGCTGGGAGGCGGAGGCCGGCATCCCCTGGCGCTCGCTGGGGATGAACGCCCCGGAGGAGGGCACGACCATCGGCATCAACATCTGCCGCGATCAGCAGACCCCGAGCAAGTCTCTGTCTTGCTGGGCGCCGGTGGGAGGGTCATTCCATGATCCGGAACAGTTCGGCAGGCTGACGCTTTCGGTTGGCACGCCATCCACCCGCCAGAGCACGGAGGAGCCCAGAGCGGCGGACATGCCAAAGGTCCGGCTGCAGATTGACTGGCAGGCGCTGGGCCTCGACCCGGCGAAAGCGAAGCTGACCGCTCCCGCCATCCAGCATTTCCAGGGCCCCGCGGAGTTCCAACCAACGGATGCGATACCCTTCGAACCGGGCAAGGGCTGGCTGCTCATCGCCCACGAGTAA